In Apis mellifera strain DH4 linkage group LG10 unlocalized genomic scaffold, Amel_HAv3.1 GroupUN_15_associated_to_Group10, whole genome shotgun sequence, the following proteins share a genomic window:
- the LOC113219343 gene encoding uncharacterized protein LOC113219343 produces the protein MLVIVIQHCPTLRNGIKEILKKKVIPISYVDSRDPTSMVHVHPSTSIVIHLHPSWSIYVHRGPSTSIVVHLRPSWSIYVHRGPSTSIVVHRGPSWSIYVHLRPSTFIYVHLRSSTFIYVHLRPSWSIYVHRGPSWSIVVHRGPSWSIVVHRGPSWSIVVHRARS, from the exons ATGTTGGTTATCGTGATCCAACATTGTCCAACGTtgagaaatggaataaaagaaattttaaaaaagaaagtgataCCTATATCCTATGTTGATTCTCGTGATCCAACATCCATGGTCCATGTACATCCATCTACGTCCATCGTGATCCATCTACATCCATCGTGGTCCATCTACGTCCATCGTGGTCCATCTACGTCCATCGTGGTCCATCTACGTCCATCGTGGTCCATCTACGTCCATCGTGGTCCATCTACGTCCATCGTGGTCCATCGTGGTCCATCGTGGTCCATCTACGTTCATCTACGTCCATCTACGTTCATCTACGTTCATCTACGTTCATCTACGTTCATCTACGTCCATCTACGTCCATCGTGGTCCATCTACGTCCATCGTGGTCCATCGTGGTCCATCGTGGTCCATCGTGGTCCATCGTGGTCCATCGTGGTCCATCGTGGTCCATCGTGGTCCATCGTGGTCCATCGTG CTAGATCCTAA